A window of the Lolium perenne isolate Kyuss_39 chromosome 7, Kyuss_2.0, whole genome shotgun sequence genome harbors these coding sequences:
- the LOC127311986 gene encoding 14 kDa zinc-binding protein-like: protein MAATAAAATLAAATSSFLRRSPLLRPHGFRVARDFAPRRFVRHAASSTNEETAARAAAATADTGGPTIFDKIIAKEIPSSIVYEDEKVLAFRDINPQAPVHVLVIPKLRDGLTGLDKAEPRHADILGQLLYAAKVVAEKEGVADGYRVVINNGAEGCQSVYHLHVHVLGGRQMKWPPG, encoded by the exons ATGGCGGCCACGGCCGCGGCGGCGACGCTCGCGGCGGCCACCTCCTCCTTCCTCCG GCGCTCTCCCTTGCTGCGGCCGCACGGGTTCCGGGTCGCCCGCGACTTCGCTCCCCGAAG GTTTGTGCGCCACGCTGCTTCATCAACGAATGAAGAGACTGCTGCCAGAGCAGCGGCAGCGACTGCTGATACTGGTGGACCAACCAT TTTTGACAAAATCATTGCAAAGGAGATCCCTTCAAGCATTGTATATGAGGATGAGAAAGTGTTGGCATTTAGAGATATTAATCCACAAGCTCCTGTGCATGTTCTTGTCATCCCAAAGCTAAGAGATGGGCTAACTGGGCTTGATAAG GCTGAACCAAGGCATGCTGATATTCTGGGGCAGCTTCTTTATGCGGCAAAAGTAGTAGCTGAGAAGGAAGGCGTGGCAGATGGATACCGCGTTGTCATAAACAATGGAGCAGAAGGAT GTCAATCGGTCTATCATCTGCACGTGCATGTACTTGGCGGCCGGCAGATGAAATGGCCTCCTGGTTAA
- the LOC127311984 gene encoding F-box/LRR-repeat protein 13-like, whose amino-acid sequence MMKTSAPMVCGQGPKTDCCVKKTMSTSKGIQLHHLPNDVLRGILSRLTMKEAVRMSILSKKWSRLWKCYPKLVFTRATMRGSNAATTGPAKPLRTRFIRGINSIQRQLKSSNLNKFVVKFALRKRHTPHIDNWINFCAASRAKHVVLDLCPGPKGSSDKDDKYSFPLHLLSASGGSCVKSLSLGFVYLTLPPDHRGFANLKKLSLQMVHVTGDLGCLLPNCPVLEWLSLTKCRMDELSIGQELSRLHYLQVKYCILQKLDIRAPNLTMFLFAGRTIPILLGEPVNISEATVELITSSDCFSYVFTDLVDALSHVQSLSISFRIETKVINFVKNQTRLTNLRRLVLKIDIVGSPEVTGGILRLAYLLELAPALEELVLHMCCFDSAIHGEPNEDAYRPHPHHHLKTIKITGFYGLLGQVELALYLLRSATSLERMIIDPVVRNNWFTPSMGGAKPNIDRGTSIALNKLSRQEFRKVLDILY is encoded by the exons ATGATGAAAACAAGTGCCCCGATGGTTTGTGGGCAGGGACCGAAGACTGATTGTTGTGTCAAAAAAACTATGTCAACATCGAAGGGTATTCAGCTTCACCATCTACCCAAC GATGTACTGCGTGGTATACTATCGCGATTGACAATGAAAGAAGCCGTGCGGATGAGCATACTATCCAAGAAGTGGAGCAGGCTTTGGAAATGCTACCCAAAGCTAGTATTCACTAGAGCCACGATGCGTGGCAGTAACGCCGCCACGACAGGACCTGCAAAACCCTTGCGGACAAGGTTCATCAGGGGGATCAACAGCATCCAGCGACAGCTCAAGTCATCTAACCTGAATAAGTTTGTGGTCAAGTTTGCGCTTCGCAAAAGGCACACACCTCACATCGATAATTGGATCAATTTTTGTGCCGCCTCGAGGGCGAAACATGTTGTTCTTGATTTATGTCCAGGGCCGAAGGGCAGCAGCGACAAAGATGACAAGTACAGTTTCCCGCTGCATCTTCTCAGCGCCTCGGGTGGTTCTTGCGTGAAGTCTCTTAGTCTAGGGTTCGTGTATTTAACACTACCTCCTGATCACCGTGGATTTGCAAACCTTAAGAAGCTCTCTCTGCAAATGGTTCATGTCACAGGTGATCTCGGGTGCCTGCTCCCAAATTGCCCTGTTCTTGAGTGGCTAAGCCTCACCAAGTGTAGAATGGATGAGCTAAGCATAGGCCAGGAACTGAGCAGGCTCCATTATTTGCAGGTGAAGTACTGTATACTGCAGAAGTTGGATATCCGAGCTCCAAACCTTACCATGTTTTTGTTCGCTGGTCGTACGATACCTATATTGCTGGGTGAACCTGTGAATATTTCGGAGGCAACAGTCGAATTGATCACATCCTCGGACTGCTTCAGTTATGTCTTCACTGATCTTGTCGATGCTCTTTCGCATGTTCAGTCCCTCTCCATAAGCTTCCGAATTGAAACCAAG GTGATAAATTTTGTGAAAAATCAGACCAGACTCACCAATCTGAGACGTCTGGTCCTGAAAATCGATATTGTTGGGTCACCAGAAGTTACTGGTGGGATTCTTCGTTTGGCCTATCTTTTGGAGTTAGCCCCTGCTTTGGAAGAGTTAGTACTCCAT ATGTGTTGTTTTGACTCGGCAATCCACGGTGAACCAAATGAAGATGCCTACCGGCCACATCCTCACCATCACCTCAAGACTATCAAAATAACAGGGTTCTATGGTTTACTTGGTCAGGTTGAACTAGCACTCTACCTCCTTCGGAGTGCAACTTCTCTTGAGCGTATGATCATAGATCCAGTGGTGAGGAATAACTGGTTTACTCCATCCATGGGTGGAGCTAAGCCTAACATAGACAGGGGCACGTCGATTGCCCTCAATAAACTTTCGAGGCAAGAGTTCAGGAAAGTCCTTGACATTCTCTATTAA